The genomic DNA CCAGCTCGATGCGGAAGCCGCTCACCTTGATCCGGTGATCGGCCCGCCCGACGAATTCCAGCGTGCCGTCGGGCCAGGTCCGAACCAAGTCCCCGGTGCGGTACCAGCGGCGCCCGTCGTGCTCGACGAACCGTTCGGCGGTCAGGTCGGGCCGGCCCCGGTACCCGCGGGCGATGCCCCGACCGCCGACCCAGAGCTCACCCGGGACCCAATCGGCGCAATCCTCGCCCCGCGTGTCGACCACGCGGCAGCAGTTGTTGGTCAGCGGGACGCCGAATGGCACCGAGGTCCAGTGCGGCGGCAGTGCATCCTCGTCGAATCCGACTTCGAAGATGGTGTTGTGGGTCGCGGTCTCAGTGGCCCCGCCCAGGCCGGCGAAGCGCACGCGCGGCGACGCGGTACGCAACGCGCGCACCAGGTCCGGACGCACCCAATCGCCGCCGGTGGGTACCACCCGCAGCGAGGAAAGCGAACCGCCATCCCTGGCAGTGCTGGATGCGCCGGCTGCGCCACCGGCGGCGACGAGCATCTCCAGCCAGCCGGTCAGGAAGTGCAGGACGCTGACCTGATGCTCGTCGATCAGCTTGACCCAGACGTCCGGATCGCGGCGCTGCTCCTCGTCGACGACCACCATCGACCCACCCGAGCGCAAGGTCCCGTAGACATCGATCACCGACAGATCGCACTCCAGGTGCGACAGCGCCAGGCACCGGTCAGCCGGACCGATCTCGAAATGGTCGTTGATGAACTCGATGGTGTTCATCGCCGCGTCGTGGGTGATCTCGACACCCTTGGGCTCGCCGGTGGAGCCGGACGTGAACAACACGTACGCCAGATCGTCCGGGGTGGCCGCGACCGGCTCGAAATGTACTGGATCACCGATGATCTCGGCGTCAGCAACGGTCAAGTGCGGCAGGTCGGGATGTTCCGACCCCGAACCACAGATCAGGGCGAAGTCCACCCCGCCGGTGTGCAGGATGCGCGCGGCCCGATCGGCGGGCTGATCCACCCCGACCGGCAGGTACGCGGCGCCGACCATCGAGATGGCCAGCAGCGCGATGACCTGCTCGACGCTCTTGGGGCCCAGCACCGCGACCACCTCGCCGCGGCACACGCCGCGGGTTTGCAGGGCAGCCGCCACGGCCAGCACCTTGTCCCGCAGCTCGCCGTAGGTGAGATCGCCGGCGCTACAGAACACGGCGGGCGCCTCCGGGCTGGAGGCTGCGTTGGCCAGGAACCCGGAATGCAGCACGTCGCCACTGGGCGTCGACTTCGACGCGTTCAGCCCAGCCCGCACCCGGCGTTGCCGCTCGGAGGCCGCGGGCGGGTCGGGCGCATCCCAGGCCGCGTCGTCGGTGGCCAGGCGGCGCAGTTCGGCCAGGTGGTAGGCGAACATGGCCTCGGCCACTCCCGGCCGGAACGCCTCGACCCGGACGTCCCAGTTGATCATCAGACCTTCGGCGAGCGGGGTCGCCTGAGCATCGATAAGCACCTGCGGCCCCTGCGAAATGGTCCACACCGGCGCTCCGAAGTGGTCGGTGACGTCACCGGCGAACAGGTCGCCCAGGCCCAGCGCGCTCGTGTAGACGATGGTGGCCAGGGTTTGGCTGCCGCGGTGGCGGCTCACGTCGCGCAGTACGTCAAGTCCCGACACCGAGGAATGGGCGGCAGTCGCGTGCAGCGTCTCCTGCACCACCCTGGCCCGTTTCATGGCCGTATCGGCTCCGGCCAGGTCGATGTCGAGCAACAGCGAGGACGTGAAGTCACCAACCAGCTTGTCCACATCGGGGTGATACGGCTCCCTGCCGAACATCGGCAGGTTGAGCAGGAACCTGGACTGCGTCGACCAGTGCGCCAGCGCGTTGGCGTAGGACGCCCCGACCGCCATGGCAGCAGTGATGCCGCGTCGCTGCGCCGCCGCGAACAACGCGTCGCGGGTCGGCACGTCGAGGGTTTCCCAGAGCCGGATGCTGCGGTGCGGGTTGTGCTGATCGGACAGCGGAACCAGTGGCAGCGCAGGCGCATCCGGCAGATCGGGCACCCGCTCGGCCCACCACTTCACGTCCTCTTGCGACGGCGGCGGCACCGACGCCGTCAGCCGGGCCCGGTATTCGCGGTATGTGTAGCCGAGGTCGGGCAGGTCGGCGCCGCGGTAGAACGCGGCCAGATCAGCCATGAAATTGCGGTAACTCACCGCATCCCCACACTGCATGTCCATATCAACATGGAGACGCGTGCATCCATCAGGCAGCAGAGACAGGCTCAGCTGCAGCACCTCATCGTGCAGCATCTGATGAGACTTGGATTCCCTGGTCAACTCCAACTGCGCTTGTGCCGCAGCCTCATCCAGGTCGCGCAGGTCGTAGACGGTGACCGGTAGCGGCCGGTCGCCGATGCGCTGGGTGCCGTCGGGCAGGATCTCGACCCGCAGCATCGGGTGGCGTGCAGCCAGTTTGTCCGCCGCCGTCTGCAGACGCTGCGGATCGACACCGGCGCCGTCGAATTCGACGTACAGATGGGCACCGACGCCACCCAGCTGCTGGTCCTGGTTGCGGCCCACCCAGAAGGCGTGCTGGATCGGGGCCAGCGGGAAAGTGTCACTTTCCTCACCGGCGATGTCCGGGACGGACGCTTCGGCGGGTGTATCAGGAGCGTGCTCGGCGACCAGATCGATCCAGGCCGCGACGGTGGGATTGGCTGCCAGCGCCGAGAATCCGACGTTGATGCCCTGCTTACGCCAGCGGCCGGACAGCGACATCATGCGGATCGAATCGAGCCCGGAGGCAATCAGGTCGGCGTCCGGATCGACAGCGTCGGGGCTGACCCCCAGGAGTTCGGCGACCTCGTCGCGGACCGTCTGGGAGCTCGTCGCCACCACGCTTCATCCTCCAAACAATTAGTAAAGGCTGCCCTAACTTTGTGGAGGTTACCCTATATTCGATCTGCTGACATACCCACCCGACGGGAGCCGAGAACACCGATGACCACCGGTTTTGACCGCGAACAGGACGAATTGGCAAACGGATTCACCCCGTTCCCCGAGGACCGTGCCGAGGTATACCGCGAGGCCGGGTACTGGCAGGGCAAAACTCTGGACAGCATCCTGCGCGATGGCGCCGAACGCTGGCCGGACAAGCCGGCCGTCGTCGACGCCACCGGCAGTCACACGTTCGCCGAGCTGGACGCACTCGCCGACCGCATCGGCGCCGCGCTGACCGCCCGGGGGATCAACCCGGGCGACCGCTTCCTGGTGCAGCTGCCGAACACCCGCGAGTTCGCGGTCGCCACGTTCGGCCTGCTGCGCGCCGGAGCGGTCCCCGTCCTGTGCCTGCCCGGTCACCGGTCGGCCGAACTGGGCCATTTCGCCGAGGTCAGCGGCGCCGTCGGGCTGGTGATCCCCGACGTCATCGCCGGATTCGACCACCGCGAACTGGCCGCCCAAGTCGCCTCCGAACACCCGCGGCTGAGTCACATCCTCGTCGTCGGCGACCCCGGCAGCTTCCAATCCTGGTCGACCCTCAACGATTTCGACGATCCAGGGCCGCCGAGCATCACCGTCGACACCAGCGACCCGGCCGTACTGCTGGTGTCCGGCGGAACCACCGGGCTGCCGAAGCTCATCCCCCGCACCCATGACGACTACCTCTACAACGCCACCGCCAGCGCTGCCCTGTGCCAGCTGACCGGCGACGACGTGTACCTGGTGACGCTGCCGGCGGCACACAACTTCCCGTTGGCCTGCCCTGGGCTACTCGGGGCACTGAGCGTCGGGGCCACCACCGTGTTCACCGAGGATCCGAGCCCGGAGTCGGCCTTTGCCGCCATCGACAAGCACCAAGTGACTGTCACCGCCCTGGTGCCGGCACTGGCCAAGTTGTGGGCACAAGCCTGCGAGTGGGAGCCGTTGGCGCCCAAAACACTACGGCTGTTGCAGGTGGGTGGCGCCAAGCTGGCCGCCCCCGATGCTGCCCTGGTGCGCGGCGCCCTGGCACCGGGCCTGCAACAGGTATTCGGCATGGCCGAAGGGCTGTTGAACTACACCCGCATCGGCGATCCCGCCGATGTGCTCGACAACACTCAGGGCCGACCGCTGTCCCCCGACGACGAGATCCGCATTGTCGACGAGGACGGTGCTGACGTGCCGCCCGGCGCTGAAGGTGAGCTGCTCGTGCGAGGGCCGTACACCATCAACGGCTATTTCAACGCCGAGGCTGCCAACGAGCGCTCGTTCAGTCCCGACGGCTTCTATCGCAGCGGTGACCGGGTCCGCCGGTTGAGCGACGGTCCACGGGCCGGCTACATCGAGGTGACCGGCCGGATCAAGGACGTCATCGTGCGGGGCGGGGAAAATGTCTCCGCCCTGGACTTGGAGGAGCATCTGCTCACCCACCCGTCAATCTGGTCGGCGGCAGCGGTGGCCCTTCCCGACGAGTTTCTCGGTGAGAAGATTTGCGCCGTAGCGGTTTTCGACGGCCCTCCGGTGAGCCTGGCCGAACTGCACGCCCACCTGGACGAGCGTGGTGTGGCGGCGCACTCCCGGCCTGACATCCTGGTGCCGATGCCGTCGCTGCCGACCACCCCGGTCGGCAAGATCGACAAGAAGGCGATACTGCGTCAGCTCACCGAGTGACTGCGCGGGCTGCCATCGCCGCCGGCACCCGAGAGCCACACTGGTGTGACTCTCGGGCGACGACTTCAGGCCCGCGGCACCAGATGCGGGGCCAGCGTCGTCAGCTTCTCGCAGGTTTCCTCGAACTCCCGGTCCGGGGTGGAGTCGCCGATGATGCCGGCGCCGGCCCGTAGCCAGGTCTTGCCGTCGGCTTCGTAGGCTGCGCGAAGCGTCAGCGCCGCATCCATACCGCCGTCAGCCGAGAAGGTCACCACGGCACCGGAATACAGACCCCGCGGGGCCTGGTCCAGACGCAGGATCGCTTCAACGCTTTCCGCCTTGGGAATGCCCGAGGCGGTCACCGCCGGGAACAGGGTCTCGAGTGCGTCCATGCGGTCCATGGAGCGGTGCAACTGACCGCTGACCGTGGATCCGAGGTGCTGGACGCTGCCCCGCTCACGCACGGTCATGAAGTCGCGCACGACAGCTGTCCCCGGCTCAGCCACCTCGTTGATCTCCTGCATCGAGGTCCGAACCGAAATAGCGTGCTCGACAATTTCTTTCGGATTGGACTCCAAGTCCTCGCGGGCCGCGCGATCATTGTCGGAACCGCGGCCCAGGGCCCGGGTACCGGCCAGGGGTTCGGTGAGCACGGTGCCGTCCGACCGCACCGCGGCCACGAGCTCCGGGCTGTAGCCCAGTGCCCGGATCCCGCTCAGATGCAACAGGAACGACCGGGCCGGGGTGTTGTTGCGGCGGCCGACGCGATAGCTGGCCGGAAAATCGAGCGCGAAGGGGACGTCGAGCCGACGCGACAGGATCACCTTCTGGTAGCGGCCGTCGGCGATCTCCTGAATCGCGGTGGCGACCCGGTCCCGATAGCCCGACGAGTCCTCCCGCACGTTCACGGCTGCAGCCGCCGGTACCTCGGTTACCCCGTCGGCCAGCAGCGCCCGGACCGCGTCAACCTGGCGCGTATCGGCATCGATCAAGCTGATGCTGTCCTCGGTGATGACGAATTGACTACGGGGCCAAAGAATTCGGGCCAACGGAGTGCCCGGAGCCAGGCGCTGCTCCAGGCCGAACCGGTACGTGCCGAACTCGAAGGCCACCCAGCCGAACAACCGGCCGGTCTCCAGCAGGAGTCGGTCGACGGTCTCGCCGAGCGCGACGCCCGGCCGTCCGGTCCACACCTGGCGCTGCACCACACCGTCCTGCACCACGCGAAGCTCGTCGGAGTCCAGTTCGATGACGGCGCGGGTGCCGATCGCCAGGGTCAACTCGCCGTCGCGCTCGTAGACGACGTAGTCCTCACCGTCACGTTCGGGAAGCGCCCTGGCCAACTCGGCCACCAGGTCCACCGGATTCACGTCGGGAGGCAGTACAAACTCGATCGACGTGGCTTTTTCGGAAGTACTCTCGATACCGACCTTCGTCACGAGAACTAAATGTAGCCTAACCTTCGTGCGCCAGGCTGCCTACAAGGCTCCCGTCGGTGTGATCCCGGTTATGCCAGCAAGGTGCGCACCACCCCGTCGGCCAGCAGCCGCCCGCGATCAGTGAGCATCACGCGATCGTCTGCCAACCTGATCAACCCGTCGGCCACCAGCCCGGCCACCCGTGCCCGCTCCGTCGCCGACAGATCCCCCAAGGGCAACCCGCGGCTCAGCCGCAGCCGCAGCATCACTTCCTCCATATGCCGGTCGCGGTCGTCGAGCTTCTCGAAATCCGCTATCGGCAAATGGTTTTCAGCCAATGCCTGTGCATAGGAATTGGGATGCTTGACATTCCACCACCGAGTGTCACCAAGGAAGCCGTGGGCTCCCGGCCCGGCGCCCCACCACTCACCACCGTCCCAGTAGCCGAGGTTGTGCCGGCACTCCCCGCCGTCGGTACTCCAGTTCGACACCTCGTACCAGTGCAGGCCGGCCGCAGACAACCGGCTGTCCAGTAGTTCGTAGCGCCGCGCGAGCACGTCGTCGTCCGGCCGGCTGATCTCGCCGCGGCGCACCCGGCGAGCCAGGGCGGTGCCGTCCTCGACGATCAGCGAGTACGCGGACACGTGGTCGACGCCGGCGCCCAGCGCTACGTCGATCGAGCGGCACAGATCGTCATCGGTCTCCCCCGGCGTGCCGTAGATCAGGTCGATGTTGACGTGCTCGAACCCGGCGGCCCTGGCCTCCAACGCCGCCGCAGGCGCGCGGCCCGGAGAGTGCGTGCGATCCAGCACGGCCAGCACCTGCGGCGCCGCCGACTGCATGCCGAGTGAGATCCGGGTGTAGCCGGCCTCACGCAGCGTCGCGAACATCTCCGGAGAGGTGGATTCCGGATTGGCCTCGGTCGTCACCTCGGCGCCGGCGGCCAGGTCGA from Mycobacterium sp. DL440 includes the following:
- a CDS encoding salicylate synthase; translated protein: MTKVGIESTSEKATSIEFVLPPDVNPVDLVAELARALPERDGEDYVVYERDGELTLAIGTRAVIELDSDELRVVQDGVVQRQVWTGRPGVALGETVDRLLLETGRLFGWVAFEFGTYRFGLEQRLAPGTPLARILWPRSQFVITEDSISLIDADTRQVDAVRALLADGVTEVPAAAAVNVREDSSGYRDRVATAIQEIADGRYQKVILSRRLDVPFALDFPASYRVGRRNNTPARSFLLHLSGIRALGYSPELVAAVRSDGTVLTEPLAGTRALGRGSDNDRAAREDLESNPKEIVEHAISVRTSMQEINEVAEPGTAVVRDFMTVRERGSVQHLGSTVSGQLHRSMDRMDALETLFPAVTASGIPKAESVEAILRLDQAPRGLYSGAVVTFSADGGMDAALTLRAAYEADGKTWLRAGAGIIGDSTPDREFEETCEKLTTLAPHLVPRA
- a CDS encoding (2,3-dihydroxybenzoyl)adenylate synthase, whose protein sequence is MTTGFDREQDELANGFTPFPEDRAEVYREAGYWQGKTLDSILRDGAERWPDKPAVVDATGSHTFAELDALADRIGAALTARGINPGDRFLVQLPNTREFAVATFGLLRAGAVPVLCLPGHRSAELGHFAEVSGAVGLVIPDVIAGFDHRELAAQVASEHPRLSHILVVGDPGSFQSWSTLNDFDDPGPPSITVDTSDPAVLLVSGGTTGLPKLIPRTHDDYLYNATASAALCQLTGDDVYLVTLPAAHNFPLACPGLLGALSVGATTVFTEDPSPESAFAAIDKHQVTVTALVPALAKLWAQACEWEPLAPKTLRLLQVGGAKLAAPDAALVRGALAPGLQQVFGMAEGLLNYTRIGDPADVLDNTQGRPLSPDDEIRIVDEDGADVPPGAEGELLVRGPYTINGYFNAEAANERSFSPDGFYRSGDRVRRLSDGPRAGYIEVTGRIKDVIVRGGENVSALDLEEHLLTHPSIWSAAAVALPDEFLGEKICAVAVFDGPPVSLAELHAHLDERGVAAHSRPDILVPMPSLPTTPVGKIDKKAILRQLTE
- a CDS encoding non-ribosomal peptide synthetase, translating into MVATSSQTVRDEVAELLGVSPDAVDPDADLIASGLDSIRMMSLSGRWRKQGINVGFSALAANPTVAAWIDLVAEHAPDTPAEASVPDIAGEESDTFPLAPIQHAFWVGRNQDQQLGGVGAHLYVEFDGAGVDPQRLQTAADKLAARHPMLRVEILPDGTQRIGDRPLPVTVYDLRDLDEAAAQAQLELTRESKSHQMLHDEVLQLSLSLLPDGCTRLHVDMDMQCGDAVSYRNFMADLAAFYRGADLPDLGYTYREYRARLTASVPPPSQEDVKWWAERVPDLPDAPALPLVPLSDQHNPHRSIRLWETLDVPTRDALFAAAQRRGITAAMAVGASYANALAHWSTQSRFLLNLPMFGREPYHPDVDKLVGDFTSSLLLDIDLAGADTAMKRARVVQETLHATAAHSSVSGLDVLRDVSRHRGSQTLATIVYTSALGLGDLFAGDVTDHFGAPVWTISQGPQVLIDAQATPLAEGLMINWDVRVEAFRPGVAEAMFAYHLAELRRLATDDAAWDAPDPPAASERQRRVRAGLNASKSTPSGDVLHSGFLANAASSPEAPAVFCSAGDLTYGELRDKVLAVAAALQTRGVCRGEVVAVLGPKSVEQVIALLAISMVGAAYLPVGVDQPADRAARILHTGGVDFALICGSGSEHPDLPHLTVADAEIIGDPVHFEPVAATPDDLAYVLFTSGSTGEPKGVEITHDAAMNTIEFINDHFEIGPADRCLALSHLECDLSVIDVYGTLRSGGSMVVVDEEQRRDPDVWVKLIDEHQVSVLHFLTGWLEMLVAAGGAAGASSTARDGGSLSSLRVVPTGGDWVRPDLVRALRTASPRVRFAGLGGATETATHNTIFEVGFDEDALPPHWTSVPFGVPLTNNCCRVVDTRGEDCADWVPGELWVGGRGIARGYRGRPDLTAERFVEHDGRRWYRTGDLVRTWPDGTLEFVGRADHRIKVSGFRIELGEVEGALCRVPGVDAAVAVLVPVDGGHDLLGAVVRADRAGLDAGAVATAMAEWVPAHMIPQVLVVADEIPYARGKTDRTAAVRMLTALGAPETRGYRAPSGPLETALCAIVGDVLKQSGVGVDDDFFALGGDSVLGTQLVARIRDWLDTSTVMVADVFAARTVAKMAALLAGREAGSDRLQLVSELYLEVTGMDSADVASELARTSPEPAFGN
- the hemW gene encoding radical SAM family heme chaperone HemW, producing the protein MSTRTAPVSQPRLARVPGRAFGIYIHVPFCATRCGYCDFNTYTPAELGGANPDGWLAALRIELALAAATVGAVPVQTVFVGGGTPSLLGGPGLAAVLGAVRDNFDLAAGAEVTTEANPESTSPEMFATLREAGYTRISLGMQSAAPQVLAVLDRTHSPGRAPAAALEARAAGFEHVNIDLIYGTPGETDDDLCRSIDVALGAGVDHVSAYSLIVEDGTALARRVRRGEISRPDDDVLARRYELLDSRLSAAGLHWYEVSNWSTDGGECRHNLGYWDGGEWWGAGPGAHGFLGDTRWWNVKHPNSYAQALAENHLPIADFEKLDDRDRHMEEVMLRLRLSRGLPLGDLSATERARVAGLVADGLIRLADDRVMLTDRGRLLADGVVRTLLA